GCCGGCCTCTTTGTACTGGGCTATATCAGTCCAGCTTTCAGAGTGCTCCCTGAAGAACTGCTGGAATGCCTTCAGGAGTTTGTAAAGCTGAAGTTTTCCGTCCGGAGCGATGTACCATTCTGTATTCAGAGCCATTCCGGACTGGGCCTCCCAGCTCAGTTCTCTTGGTATGATCTCCTGATATATCGGGTTTGAAATTGAGATGGCACCGTTTTCTGCCTGTGTGATCAGTCCAAGGTCCACAAGGTAATCTATATCGTCAGTCCTGAAACTCTGCTCAAATATTTCTCCGGTGAGCATGGGTTCTATTACTCTCCTGACTCTCTCTTCTTTTAGCTTATCAACAAGCTGGTCGAGGTGTGTCTCCCTTCTCCTTATGAGGTTTTCTTTAGCTTCCGTTACAAGGGCTTTTGTGATAGGGTTTTCACGATCTTTGCCCTCTTTGAGTTTGAAACATACCTCATATGCAAGTGCATTGACGAGCCAGGGCTGTCCGCAGGTAAGACGCCATATCTCATTAAGAGCATCTTCTTCAAAGACCTGACCTGTCTCTTCCGTATGCTGGAACAGAAGTGATTTGGTCTCTTCTTCTGAAAAATTGCCAATCCTTAGGGATTCTGCCTTGATGTTAAAGGCACTGCCGCCAGTTATTATCTCTTTTTCCTTTCCGGAATGTATCCTGTAATCCCGGACATCACGGACACCACAGAGGATAACTGAGACCGGAAATGATTCAGATCTTGAAGGGTATCCTGACCTGATCTGGCGCAGGAGTGAAATGAGTGTGTCACCGACAAGTGCATCCACCTCGTCAATGCAAAGGACAAGAGGGCGTTTTAGTCTCCGGCACAACTCTGACAGGACAACATTCAGTGCTGCATCTTCACCGTAATCTTCTATGCTCCGGGATATGTTTTTACAGAGAGCTGAATCACCAAGCGTCCTTTCATTCTGAAAAGCAAGTTCACTTAGAATTGCCTTCATACCTCTGCTGACGTCATTTCTTGCGGTCTGTGCCATTTCAATGTTTATGTAGAGTGCAGAATATCTGCCCTCGTGGTTGAGGAGTTCACGCAAAGCCAGAAGACAGGATGTCTTTCCGCTCTGCCTTGGTGCATGGAGGATAAAGTACTTCTTCTGATCAATAAGAGAGAGTATTTCCGGCAGATCAAAACGTGAAAGTGGAGGGAGGCAGTAATGTTCACTGCATCTGACCGGACCTGCGGTATTGAAAAACCTCATGGTATAGTTTAATTAAATCTGATTGCTGATAGAATTTATCATCACATGAGATCACAGTCCGGTTATTGTGGCTTCTTCCCTGTGATAAACCACATTTCCGGTGAAGAATCTGTAGCCGGGAAGCTTTTTATCCGGATAAAGAAATAATTTATGCCGATGATGAAATACTGCATTCTGTCTCGTCCTTTAGTGCATCTGCAAACTGCTGCAGAAGTGCGTGCCTCTGTCCGGCTATCTCCGCTGCGGCATCTGTATACATCATAACCCGAAGATTCAGCAGTTTTTCATATATGTGAGTGACAGCGTCTCCGATGCCGTCTCCGTGTTCGCCTGCCTGCATAAATGTCCGTGCAATCCCTACTGCTCCCATGGCATCGAGTTTGTCGGCGTCAGAGAGGATCTTCGCTTCCGGAGTTTTGGGTTCTGCGCCTGTGCTGTAACGGTGGGTACGTATCGCATGGACGATTGACGGGATTAGGTTCTCATCGTAGCCATTTGACCGGAGATATTCTTCTGCAATCCGTGCTCCTTCCTGTTCATGCGGGATGCCGGTTTCCTTTTCCATCGGACGGGCAACATCATGGAAGAGGGCAGCCGGTATGAGGACCCGCATATCAGCACCCCCGGCAGGACCGATCTCTTCGCAGAGGCGGGTAACGCGGAGGGTGTGATCGAGGCCGTGTGATCCTGAATGTCTGAAGAAAGTTTCGACATATGCCAGCATGTCATTCATTTCTGTGTCTATCATCCTGTTAGAAATGTTGGTGCCCGGCGGAGATAAGGGATCAGCACCTATCAAAAATATGTTGGCAAAAAATAGATCGGGGCTATTTACAGGAAGGGAGGAATAATCTCTCAGTCTTCTGAGCGTATATTGCAGTTCTGTCTTATTAGAGACATTCCGGCAAAGAGTGCAGCACCTTTAAGGGGGGCCATACCATCAGCACCCTCTAACACTATCTCCGGGATTGGGAGATATGCATCTATGTGCTTTAATGCAGGTTCAAAAATGATATCCGGATTTTCCGTTGCAACCGGACCGTCCACAATGATCTTTTTGGGTGCATATGCAGAAATGATGGTGGAAAGTCCGCATCCGTTTATCACCGCAAGTTCACGGAAGAATGCAGTGGCATCCGGGTCGCCAGAATGGGCAGCATTACATAGTTCCGCAGCGGTGCCCGGCAGTGCTGATTTTCGTTCTGGTGCATTATGCCGACACCAGGCACAGAAGAACTGTGGCATCCTGCTACCTGAGGCATAAGCCTCCCAGTGTCCGCTTCCACCACATCCGCAGGGCATGTTGTAGGACGTATCCACACATATGTGGCCGATCTCTCCGGCATTGCCGTCTGCCCCTTCTATCAGGCGGCCATCTGAGATGATTCCACAGCCAATTCCGGTTGAAATAGTCAGATATACAATATTTCTGCATGTTCCGCACTCTCTTCCGGTGATATATTCACAGTACGCACCGGCCGAAGCGTCATTGAGGATAAAGACCGGACAGGAAAAAGTATCTTCAAGGGGTGCTTTAAGAGGTATCTCAGCATAAGGCATGTTTGGACTCAGATGTATGCTATTTTTTCCGGCAGAAAAAGGCCCTGCTGCACTTATTCCAATTGCGTCCGGTCGGCACCCTGCTTCATTGCAGGCGGTTTTGATCATACGGACTGCCTGTTCTGTCACTGCTGTCCCATCTGGCCCGTCACGGCAGATTGTTTCCTTCCGGCAGACATCACAACTGAGATTTCCGGCTGATTCTCCGGTAAAGACCGCACTCCTTATATGGGTCGCACCTATGTCTGCCGCTGCAACAGATATTTCCTTTTTTTTATTCATTTTTCACCTCTGATTGGATCTCCTATGAAATACTTATATTTTTCATCTATCGTCTGTGATCCGTTGCTCATGAGTGACTATTATGAACTCCCCTTATAAGGCCGGCGATCACTGCCTGCTGTTCCGGTTTAAAACAGGAAGAAGGATGTCCTGTGCAACCGGTGACAGTTGCAGGAATATTTGCAGTTATTAAACTGCATAAAGGGTAATGGTTCTTAACAGACCATGTTTCAGTAATCCCTGTACGGGGCTAAAGCTGCTGTTTATTCAGATAAGCAGGCATAATGAAACGAAAAATCTCTGAAAGGTTCCTGTTAAAGCATAGAAGAGAATTAATTTTAGTTTATAAAAAGAATTTCCAGGATTCTAACCTGAATGAAAAATGCGAGGAGCAGGATTCGAACCTGCGAACTTCTATAAGACCAGGCCCTCAACCTGGCGCCTTTGACCGGGCTTGGCAATCCTCGCGCCGATTAATAACAGGACTCAATAATTTCAGCGCCTCTGAGCCTGAGGGACCTATAAATAATATCTGGACGCCAGTGCGAGAGGCACGAGTTCCACAATCAGACCGAAATCTGAGCTGTAAATCAAATTTAACCTCTGCTCTGCACTACTATATACGCACCACTCACAAATAAAGCTTTTGATTGGTTAAATTTAGAAAAAAACTGTAAATATTTCATATTTAATACTTAACATTCTAACCCGCGCAGAATAGCATTGAAAGACTGTACCACCCGGCCCCGCAAAAAAGAACCACAACAAAAAAACATTCAGCATTCCGGCAGGAAAAACTCAAAATCTCCCCTTAAATCCACGCGCAACCAAAGAAAAACTCATTAAAACAAAAATTAGAATTGCCACCATACAAATTTCATAACATACCGTTCCCTCCTAAACCGGGAACCAGCCGGAGAAAAATAATTTCAAAATATCTGATCAAAAAAACAGAGAAGCAACCCATCAGGCATCCGGAAAGACCCCACTGTCAAACTCACAACCGACTTAAACATACCTTAAACGACATTAGAAATTAATATCATCATTTCCTCATATGCTGCCCGACAACATCACAGATCAAAGCACACCAGGCATATAACATTCCTCAAAGACCAGGAAGCGATACACCAATCTACAATACCCATAAACTCCTAAAGACTGAACCCTAAATCCAGCGCCTTTGCTAAGTACAGCATTTGTCGGGAACTGGTGCCGGCCAGCTAACCCCAAGTGCAGTGAATGCCTCATGAAAGAAGTCTGCCCTTCAAGTCCGGAAAAATAACTGATTTCAGGCAGGAGTTACCCCGCTCAAAAAATCAGCCGCTTTCTGTGCATCCGAAGCAGCACCGATAAGATCCTTTGCACTACTTTTCTTAATATGGCTGAGCCAACCGGAAATATAAGCAGCAGTATTCTTCTGAACCTCTCCCGTATCAATCCGGCACACTGCGGAGAGGAAGGCGGAACCCATCTCCGCCGCCAGCTCTTCCCGGCTGTAAACCTCACTGCCAAAGCGGGCCGTCTCTGTAATTCCCTTCCGGTTAAGCCTGGAGGAATGGCCCGACCAGTGCGTAAGCTCATGAAAGAATGTTGAGTAATACGCCTCTGAAGAGTCAAATAAAGAGATCTCCGGCATGTGTATTTCATCCTTTACAGGAGAATAAGCCGGCTCTCCGGCTGTCACAACCGGACTGTTCTTCCGGATAATTTCATCACAGGACATGATCCTCTCATTATCATTGTCCCCTTCCAAAAGGTGATCCAGGCCGTCACACTGGGAGATATTGAAGACCTTATAGTACCTGCAGAGTGGGAACTGCCTCTCATGCCTGACCTTAACCTCCTCGCCCTGGGTATTAATCTCCTTTTTTACCTCATCCATAGACCAGAAGACCACAATCCCCGAAGCCTTCTCTCCTCTTCTGACCTGCCCGTCGGCAGCCTGGATCTGCCGGTATGTACCCCAGTGAGAATGTCCCGAAAAGTTGGATTTCTGTTAATCCCTCTGTACTCCTTACAACTGAGGACATTAATAGGGGACATAATAGAGGACAAATGTCCCCCATGTCCTCTTCCATGGGATATGGCAGAGGGCCGCCCTCCCTCGTAAGGTGGTACTAATATGACATACCGCCCGCACCTGCGGATGTCTTCTTCATCAATAAAAAGACAGATTACAATCACAAACATCAGTAATCATTACAATAAATAGAAACTATTTTGCAATTATGATTATAATATCAAAATATGCCACAGGAACACATACTTTTCATCAGTGCAGGGGCACATATACATGATACATATTTTACCACAGTACAAAACCTGAATCCAACCCACGTTTATGTCCTCTATGAAGAAGCAATCATGGAAGACTGTCCTGAAGATTCTGATTTTTTAAAATCTGAAAAACCCAAAATCAGAGCGGCAATTGAAGAAGTTGAAAAGTTTGTAAAAATAGAAAATCAGCGTATATTCAACAAATTCAGTATTCCGGATATTCGCACTGAATCAATCAGGGACGCTGTATTAAAAATAAGGCAGGAAAAACACCCGGATGCTCTCTTCTCATTTAATATTACAGCAGGCACTGCTCTCTTTACAGCCGGCCTTTTCCTAATGGCAATCTGGCTTGGGGGCAGAGTTTGTGTAACTCGCACGAGTAACTCATTTCTTGAACTACATATTCCAAAAATGCATGTAGAAGATCTAGACGAAAGACAAAAAAAGATAATTCTCGCACTTGGAAGTGTTGTAAATAACAATAATTCCGAACCGGAAGAAGGATGGATGAAAACCAGACTTGTTATGGCAAAAACCGGGATAATAAAGGAAGGATCCAATGAAAAACCCCTCAATAAAGATAAAGTCCGGTTTTCACGTGACCTTGACAGGATGTTTTTTGAATATGAGAATAATAAAGGAAAAATCGTTCCCGGATGGGATTTAATTGAAGAACGTGGAAGGGGAAGAGAGAAAGAATACAGGCTTTTGCCAGGCGGAATTTTTACCTGGAGAATGCTTGAATCCGAGGGTAAAAGAGAATAATTCCTTTCATTTTACATGTTTGAAAATCTCAGATTTATTAGAGAAGAAATTAATTTCAAAAATATGTAACTGTTACTGCAAATCACTATATGAGCTTTTATTGACTTATTGTATATGCCCATGCACTCCACTATAAAATCTGTCAACTGGCACATCACTCCCCGGTGTAATTACAGATGCAGATTTTGTTTTGCACAGAATTTCCATGACGGAACTGTCCCCTATGATAAGGGACTGGAAATATTAGAGATACTTGCCGATGCAGGAATGACAAAAATAAATTTTGCCGGCGGGGAACCATTACTCCATCCAGGAATTCTGGATTACTGCAGAGAATCCAAAAAACTTGGAATGACAGTGTCAATAACCACAAACGGTTCCAAACTAAACCCGTCCAAGATCAGAAAAATGGCCGGAATTGTTGACTGGATAGGACTTTCCATTGATTCATCCCTTGACACTGTTGAGGCTGAACTTGGCCGTGGAACAGGAAATCATGTATCTAACTGCCTGGAATCGGCAATATATCTGCATCAGGCCGGGATTAAACTTAAAGTAAACACCTGTGTGACTGCTCTTACATTTCAGGAGAATATGATCCCCCTGATTCGGATGTTAAACCCTGACCGGTGGAAGGTTCTTCAGATGATGCACATTGACGGAGAAAACGACTTTGCAAGAGACCTGGAGATTTCGGCGGGGGATTTCAGATATTTTGTAGAGCGTCACAGGAATGTCCTGCTTGAAAACGGCACATCTCCTGTCTTTGAATCAGCAGATGATATGGAGAGTTCTTATTTTATGCTCACTCCGGGCGGCTTTGTTAAAAGCGATGCCGGTAGAAAAGTGACACTTTATCCACTTGATGAAGTAATAGAAAAGGGAATAGATAACTTTGTATCCGAGATGAAGTATCAGGAAAGAGGCGCAATATATGAATGGTCATAATAAATATCCTTCATTTAAACATTCAGGAATGATAATGCAGGTACCACATGTTGTTTTTCAGTGGTCGCTGTATGAATTACACCGCATAAAAAAGATCCAGACAATACAGGAGAATGCAGAATATTTAACTGATGAAGATATCACGGATTTAAACAATCAGCTTGGAAGAATGAGCTGTTTTCTATATAAGTTAGCCTCTGATGCCGGCACTTTACAGGATGTATATCATGAACTAAAAAAAGGTGAAAACCAGAGATTTCTGGATAAAGCACTCATATATATAAAAAATCTACAGAATTTAACCTCTACAGGATATGCTGAATACTATTTCCCGCATGAATGTAAAAATAGTGCCTTAAATAATTCAAAAATGTCCGATAGTCCTGAAATCTCTGAAAATTCAGAATCATCTGTAATTTCTGAATTCCCAGAATATTCTGTCATTGAGGCCCTGTTTAAGAGGCACGAAAATGGTTATTCAGATTTATTATTTCCTGCCCGGAATATTTTCAATGACAATTTAATCAAATATCTGCTGGAATATGGAAATATTGGCAATGAAATTCATCCTGTTCTGAAATATCTCAGTAAATACCCAACACCATGGAATAATATGGAGATATTGGGATATTTTACATATCAGGAAAAAGGTACAGAACTGAAACTTTCCTGGCAGGAGTATTTTGTATCCAAAATTACAATCCCATATTTTTATAATTTAAATGATAATCTTCCTGATTTTTATTCTGTTCCAAATGCAACGTCTCTGGATCCAAAGTCTGATTTAAATGAATTTAAACCCAGGAAATATCTTCCTCACCATAAAATTATTCCATTTGGCCAGGATTATGCACCTCTTATGAAGGAGATAAGGGATAAATTTGCATCGGAATTTTCTGTTTTGGTTCCTTCTGATTTCTGGTATGATTTTTATGGATACAGTTCCGGTTCTGATGATGAAAAATACACCTGTCTTCGCTATATTAAATTCACTACCGATGCTCTGACTATTGCAGCGGAATTCTGGTTTTCGGAGAAATCATATGACGAACAGGTGGAATATTTAAATCAGGAGAAAAGGTTTGAAATAATTCCGGATGATATCTCAGAGTGGCCGGTTGCATGGTTTAATAATGGTTTATTATTAGGCATCTCTACTGCAAAGGAGAGAACAGTTGTAATTAAACAAATTCTCTCACGTGATTCATTAACTGATTATGAAAGATTTAACTGGACACTTTTCTTAGGGGATTCATTGTGGCTCTGCGGTGATTCTGAAGGCGCCAGGGAATGTTATAAGAAGGCACATGATATCTTATCCGGTAATCTTGATAATGAGGAATTTATTCTCAATGATTCTTATGACTGCTGCCAGTATTGTGGTGCTTTATGGACGGAAGAACCGGACTTTCTAAGGAAAACCAGGCCAAAAATCTACTCTCAGGATGATTTTAAGGAGATTGTCAGCATTAAAAAATCCCTCTTATGTGGCAATACTGATGAGGCGGAAGAAAATATAATTAGTCTTGCTGAATCTCTGCCGGAGCGTTCTGCTGATGCAAAGGCAATTATTCTGAGTCATCTGTATGTGATTGCTGAAGAGATGGAGGCTGAGAACTTTATTTTTTCCTTTAAGAGGCAGCTTTATGATCTTTTAGGGTATGTCCGTAAACTTCGGTTTAAGGAAATTAATTCCAGATTAGGATATTGCGACCCATTCAGGCGATCAGATGTTTTTGAATTTAGCAATATATACGAGAAGGGAAAGATTCTGATTGGCACCTGTGAGAGAGAATACAAAGATGGTATGGCTGAAGCCGGACGATGCCTGTATCATATTTCCAAAGATAAAAAAGAGGATTGTCCGGCGATCTGCAATGCTCTTGATGAGTCCATTAAGTCAAATCAGGAATGCTCATGTATTTCTTATCCGCCATTATCTGAAGCTTATTTTTATTTATGTAAGGTAGTTTCAGGAGACATAGATTCCGGGAGGGAAATTATCCTTGGTGCCATTAAAAAATGGCTGGGAGGTCCTTATGGACAAATTGATGACCTAAAAAAGGAGCAGTGTACTTTTCTTATAGAGTTTATTGCTGTTGAGGTAAGAAGAGAAAAAAGTGAATTTCTAAAAGAGTGCATATTTCCCTTATTTGATTGTGTCATGCAATACACACGGGATTACAAAATAATAGCAGATTCTTCAATAAGGGCTTCCATAATTTCGTTGTGTAAAGAATGGTTTGAACAAAAAATTGCGGATGCTGAGAGAAATCAGCCTGCTGCAATAAGCAGTTTATATCCGGATATAATATCTGAATCAGTGTCTTATAATAAGAAACAGGAAATAGATAACTGGTTTTCGAGAAAAAGAGACCTACATTACGGCCTGGCCTATCTTAAAGAATATTCCGGGGATACTACAGCAATTGAGGAATATAAAAAGCCCAACCAGTATCTGGTAAACTGGCGTGAAAATGCAAAAAAAGTTCTGGGCACAGTAACTAATACTACTGACCTGAGGCATAGGAATATCATAAAATCGGCTCTTAAGGAGCTGGATAACTTTAAAGAAGATACCAGTATTTATGAACGCATTGGCGTCATCTACATGAATCAGCTTGACTTTGAATCGGCGTGGGAGTGTTTTGAGCTTGCTGTTTCCGGAGGTCCTCGTGATAATATAATACTCCAGTACTTAGTCGAACTGGATAGTTATCTTGAAGATCATGTGAGGGTTGAGGCAATAAAAGGCTGTTCTGACGCTGTAATGTCATTTAAATCAGCTGATTATGAATATTTCACAATCTGCAGAGATAATTATGATGAGAATTTTGATTTTTCCGGTCCGGTTCTTAAATATGCCAAAGGTCTTGAGTCACTGCTGGATGAGGGGGTCTGGTCAGGTGTTGTCGGGGAATTTGGATCTGATGATGAACTGGAAGAATTAAAAGGATTGCCGTGGATTGCAAAATCACTGATTGAAGGAGAGAAACGTCATTCATTCAGTCTGGGTTCATGGGGTAAACTTTTACGGGAAAATATCTTAAAAACCAGGAATATTTCTGAAGATTGCCCTGATTTTATTGCTGAGATATCTGAATATCTATGCAGTAATTATTCCACAGAGTGCCTTACTTCAATTGAAGAAGCATGCTCTGCAATTGTTGATACAAGAAATTACGTTGCTCATGGCGGAGTTTTAAACAGGAAAGATCTGGATACCATTAAAAGGGATATTGTTGGCAGACTGAACACTCTGATTCAGCATTTATGGGGGTCAACCCAGAAAAAGACAAGGTGGGATGGCTCAATGAAAAGCTGTGATCTCTTATTTAAATTAGCTTTATCCTGTGAATTTCATGGGAAAAGCCTCTCGGCATTAAAATATTGCGACAGATGTCTTGAAATTCAACCATGGGACATACACATTCTATCATATAAATACAGGATATGTGAAATATTAGCCAAAGAAGCAAAGAGTAAACACGAATCCAGACTTTATTATGACTACATGGATTTCGCGGACGAGGCTTCAGATAAATATGAGAGGTATTCACACATTTATGAAAAGGTTTCAGATTATAAATGCCTTAATCTCTCTAAGAAATACGGACCTGCCAGAAAGGTTCTTGATGATCTGGAAAGAGACAAGGTTGTAGTAGAGGATGAGTTAAAATATTCTTTTACTAAATATAAACTGGAATGTAATGAGTTAGTAAAGAATGCCGAAGAGGAATTAAGAAAAGCAGAGCGCCTGCTTAATAAAAATCCGGAGAACAAAGATGCCTTGTGTGCAATGCTGGTGCCGTTATATCAGTTGGGAAGAGATGATGAGATCGAACCTGTAATGAATAAAGTTGCCGGGATTTTAGAAAGTTATGATGATTTATTTATTTTTGAAAATGAATGTCTGAGTTCTGTGCCGGAACTTCAGTCAATATGGTACAGGAATTATGAACGATCTGTCATGGAAGAGTTTGAGAGAGTTTCAGAATAATCATTCATATTTTAAATTTCTGCAAAAGGGAACTGGATTTGGAAAGTAAATCGGATTCATGAAATCTCTGATATTCCCTGTAGTTCCAATATAATAGGGAAGGATAATAATCTCCAATAATACCTGTTTTTATCTGTCACCTCTGTGCCTTTGTCGATAAGTGACTTAATTATAATGCTGGTAATTTCTGTTTTAACCAAATATACTTCTATTGTGAAAATTTATCTGACTGCAAAAATTATCTATCAGGAAATTGTTTCATATTTATGAAATTGTTTCAAGTAACATATATTTTGATTTTTTGCCTATTTTATTCTGTCAAAAGGAGGTGATAATTACGGGTAAAAAAGCTATGACTCCATCAGCAGCAGGACGTATTCAGTCCGCTTCTGCAAAGTCCGGTAAGAACTCCGGCTTTGCTTCAAGAGCACAGTCTGCTTCTGCAAGAAATGCAGGAAAAAAATAAATTCCTTTTTTAAGTAATCATAATATTAATATGACCTTAAAACTCTAAAAGACAAAAATTGGGTTTTAAATGGGTGTAAATGGGCATAAGATGATGACATTCATTTTTTCCTGGCTACATCAGGGAAGAAACAAAAATGAAAAAATCCTTTGAGGATTTTTATCCTATTTACTGCCCCTGGGGGAGGAGCCGCTTTTGCGGCGGGAGGGGTTTGGTCATTTCGAGCGAGGGGATGCCTGTCCATCCCCGGAAGCGAGAAATGGCCGGCTCAGCGCAGCGTAACACAGCCTGTATAAACCCTTTTAGTCATTTCGAGCGAGGGGATGCCTGTCCATCCCCTGCGCGAGAAATGGCTGGCTCAGCGCAAGCGTTACAAAAACCCACTTAACCGGATTTCAGCACAGAACCCGGAAAGTCCTGGTGAAATGAACTCTTCCGGAAAACCGGGTTTCAAAACAACAGCCGGCCCGTTCTCATAGACATAACTCCAGAAAGTCCTGGTGAAGTGAAAACTACCGTCAGGAAATTTAAGAAGAAAAGTCGATCCTTCCTTATTGGCGCAACTCCGGCAAACCGGATAATCAGAAAATCCCTTTAAACCGGATAAATTGCACAACTCCGGAAAAGCAAGCCACAAGCCTTCTGCCGCAGCAGGAGGTGCAGTGGCGGTAGTAAAACAGCCGAATGCCCTGAGTTCTCAGTGGCATTGGGCGTTAGCAGGCCCAGTAAACCGGATAAAAATAGCGAACTTTTCACGCCTGAGTGAAACGAGGGTGGGAAGAGTGAGCGTCCGGAAGTGGTGTTAAGCGAGTGAAGGAGATCCTCCGGAAAGTCCTGGTGAAATGAAAACTGCTGGCAAGGGTTTTTCAGAGTAACAAAGGCCCGTTCTCATCGACATAACTCCGGCAAACCGGATAATCAGAGAAGAACCATTCAGCCGGATAAATTTCACAGCTCCGGAAAGGCAAGCCACAAGCCTTCTGCCGCAGCAGGAGGTGCAGTGGCGATAGTAAACAGCCGAATGCCCTGAGTTCTCAGCGGCATTGGGCGTTAGCAGGCCCAGTAAACCGGATAAAAATAGCGAACTTTTCACGCCTGAGTGAAACGAGGGTGGGAAGAGTGAGCGTCCGGAAGTGGTATTAAGCGAGTGAAGGAGATCCTCCGGAAAGTCCTGGTGAAATGAACTCTTCCGGAAAACCGGGTTTCAAAACAACAGCCGGCCCGTTCTCATCGACATAACTCCGGCAAACCGAATAATCATAGAAGAACCATTCAGCCGGATAAATTGCACAACTCCGGAAAAGCAAGCCACAAGCCTTCTGCCGCAGCAGTAGGCGCAGTGGCGATAGTAGATCAGCCGAATGCCCTGAGTTCTCAGCGGCACTTTGGCGTTAGCAGGCCCAGTAAACCGGATAAAAATAGCGAACTTTTCACGCCTGAGTGAAACGAGGGTGGGAAGAGTGAGCGTCCGGAAGTGGTATTAAGCGAGTGAAGGAGATCCTCCGGAAAGTCCTGGTGAAATGAACTCTTCCGGAAAACCGGGTTTCAGAACAACAGCCGGCCCGTTCTCATCGACATAACTCCGGCAAACCGGATAATCAGAGAAGAACCATTCAGCCGGATAAATTTCACAGCTCCGGAAAGGCAAGCCACAAGCCTTCTGCCGCAGCAGGAGGTGCAGTGGCGATAGTAAAACAGCCGAATGCCCTGAGTTCTCAGCGGCATTGGGCGTTAGCAGGCCCAGTAAACCGGATAAAAATAGCGAACTTTTCACGCCTGAGTGAAACGAAGGCGGGAAGAGTGAGCGTCCGGAAGTGGTGTTAAGTGAGTGAAGGAGATCCTCCGGAAAACCGGATTTCATTATAGCAACCGGTCCATTATTAATCAGAATTCCTAAGGCCCTTTATTATGATGAAAACTTCCGGCCCCTTCTCATCAGCTTAAAACATGGATAATTCAGGAACCCTTATATTATTCAAAATTAAATATCCAAATGACAGTAATTAAAAATTAGGATAATTATTTTAGGCCATAAGATATTTGGGGATGTTTGGATTAGTCATTACGTTAGC
The sequence above is a segment of the Methanoplanus limicola DSM 2279 genome. Coding sequences within it:
- a CDS encoding AAA family ATPase, encoding MRFFNTAGPVRCSEHYCLPPLSRFDLPEILSLIDQKKYFILHAPRQSGKTSCLLALRELLNHEGRYSALYINIEMAQTARNDVSRGMKAILSELAFQNERTLGDSALCKNISRSIEDYGEDAALNVVLSELCRRLKRPLVLCIDEVDALVGDTLISLLRQIRSGYPSRSESFPVSVILCGVRDVRDYRIHSGKEKEIITGGSAFNIKAESLRIGNFSEEETKSLLFQHTEETGQVFEEDALNEIWRLTCGQPWLVNALAYEVCFKLKEGKDRENPITKALVTEAKENLIRRRETHLDQLVDKLKEERVRRVIEPMLTGEIFEQSFRTDDIDYLVDLGLITQAENGAISISNPIYQEIIPRELSWEAQSGMALNTEWYIAPDGKLQLYKLLKAFQQFFREHSESWTDIAQYKEAGPQLLLQAFLQRIVNGGGEITREYGLGMGRTDLFILWQLPNGESQRFVIECKIRHRSREATIQRGTEQVVKYADRCGAEEIYLIVFDRSKKKNWDDKIFTEDLTCEEKEVTVLGM
- a CDS encoding HD domain-containing protein, with protein sequence MNDMLAYVETFFRHSGSHGLDHTLRVTRLCEEIGPAGGADMRVLIPAALFHDVARPMEKETGIPHEQEGARIAEEYLRSNGYDENLIPSIVHAIRTHRYSTGAEPKTPEAKILSDADKLDAMGAVGIARTFMQAGEHGDGIGDAVTHIYEKLLNLRVMMYTDAAAEIAGQRHALLQQFADALKDETECSISSSA
- a CDS encoding ROK family protein codes for the protein MNKKKEISVAAADIGATHIRSAVFTGESAGNLSCDVCRKETICRDGPDGTAVTEQAVRMIKTACNEAGCRPDAIGISAAGPFSAGKNSIHLSPNMPYAEIPLKAPLEDTFSCPVFILNDASAGAYCEYITGRECGTCRNIVYLTISTGIGCGIISDGRLIEGADGNAGEIGHICVDTSYNMPCGCGGSGHWEAYASGSRMPQFFCAWCRHNAPERKSALPGTAAELCNAAHSGDPDATAFFRELAVINGCGLSTIISAYAPKKIIVDGPVATENPDIIFEPALKHIDAYLPIPEIVLEGADGMAPLKGAALFAGMSLIRQNCNIRSED
- a CDS encoding zincin-like metallopeptidase domain-containing protein, with translation MSCDEIIRKNSPVVTAGEPAYSPVKDEIHMPEISLFDSSEAYYSTFFHELTHWSGHSSRLNRKGITETARFGSEVYSREELAAEMGSAFLSAVCRIDTGEVQKNTAAYISGWLSHIKKSSAKDLIGAASDAQKAADFLSGVTPA
- a CDS encoding viperin family antiviral radical SAM protein; its protein translation is MHSTIKSVNWHITPRCNYRCRFCFAQNFHDGTVPYDKGLEILEILADAGMTKINFAGGEPLLHPGILDYCRESKKLGMTVSITTNGSKLNPSKIRKMAGIVDWIGLSIDSSLDTVEAELGRGTGNHVSNCLESAIYLHQAGIKLKVNTCVTALTFQENMIPLIRMLNPDRWKVLQMMHIDGENDFARDLEISAGDFRYFVERHRNVLLENGTSPVFESADDMESSYFMLTPGGFVKSDAGRKVTLYPLDEVIEKGIDNFVSEMKYQERGAIYEWS